The nucleotide window aggaaagaggaagaatgcAAAGAAGGtagatggaaggaagggaaggaggaagcaagaaaagaaagggaaggaaggggagagaagaaacagagtcAGGATGaacacaaagcaggaaggaaggaggaagaaggaaagaacatgATGGAGAGTTACCTAAGAGTCTTAGGCCTTTCATGGAACTTGTGCTGAAATTAAAAGCATACATTGTGCCCTTGGAAATCTCACACACGTGCAAACCCATTTCTTGTCATTCTTTTGTGGCTTCCATAATGTCCTGAGCGTAAAGAGCCCTTCCGGGAAGTCTTGAGACAGAAGTCCCCGGCACAGGGCCCGCTCCACCCGCCTGCAGTCTCCCATGCACCGGTCCCCGGGGAGGCTCTTACGGAATGCCTCCTAGTAAAAGTTACTTCCAGTTGGAATGTAAGGAAGCTTTCCGCAAGGTAAGTTGCTGTCCCTCTTATTTGGCTCTTAACATATCCAGGTGCATCTCGTGAACAGCTCTTCCCAACACGTGCCCTCAACGCGGAGCTTTCTGCCGCCGTATTTCAGGGTTCAACAGCCAGACGGGGCTCCCCCAGGCCACGTCTATTCACTGCTGCTCTTCCCCTCGTCCCGCTCTAAAGCTCCCTTCTTCCCCAGGGCTCTCGGGCACTGCTGTCTGTGCGGCCACTTGTCAGCTTGTGGCCCTCGGGTCTGGCTCACGGGCTTGGCCTCCGTGTCCTCCACGGTGGGCTCACAGGAGCCCGTGGATTTTCCGGCTGCCCCCTCTCGTCGCGTGGCTGGCATCGGTGACCTCCTCGGGTCCTAGAAGGCAGCCGGAGCCATGGCCCCGCTGCTGCTGGCTCCCCTGAGAGCTCCCTCCCACCGGGACTTAGCAAGGTTCCCGACCCTCTTCTTCCTGGTTTCCCTCCTCCTAGAATGCTTTGTCCTGAGGACCCTTCCTTCCATTCCCTTCCCTGTGGATCGTGGCCTGGGGCCAGTTCTGGGAGAATCTGATAGCCCTTGTCTCCTTACCCTCCATCTCTAGCACATCTTTGCGTCTGTTCTTCTCCTCGTGAGCACCTTCCAGGCTTCTGGAATGTCCATCACCCCCCAGAGCTCTACTACCTCCAGGGCAGCACCACGCAAATGCCACCCCTGAGTCTCATGGCTCCCAGCTGGGTATTTTTATACACAATGTCTACAGTTCCGGCCCGGATGTCCTACCAGAGCGAACACATCTGATCTAGACCACACTTCTGCGAGGACATGTTGTTCACCACTTTCTTCCTCCTGTCCTCTCCTTAGGCCAAGGCAGCCTTGTCtgtggggctgaggctggggcgaggTTCAGCTGATTTGCCTTTCCGGGAGGCTCCCACCGGAAGACAGGAGCACCTCCTGTGGCACTCCAGACCTTGGGCAGTCCTGCTGGTGGACATCTGCCCTGAAGGCAGGGCAAGGGCTCCACCCACGTCTATGCCTAATTGTGTGCTAtgagctgcttctctctttgaGCCACAGCAGCTAGAAAGGCCCAACATTCCCTGATAGCTCTGGGTTTTGGCTCCTCCCAGAAGCTAGTTCTCAGGCAGTTCTGTGGAGTCTTTGCAGCTTTTCAGTGCTTTGAACAAGTCTTCACAAGTTTGACCCtaattaattcataattaaaGCCAGTGATATTTACTAAAAATTCCTAAAGACTTTAATAACTCACTTGAGCAAAAAAAAGGTATTCCTAAAATATTCATGCCaaaaaaaaggtatgaaataACAAAGACTAATTTgtgtatgctttaaaaaaagagagagagggaagtctttaaaaggttatttcatccagattttgaagacttataTTTTCAGCGAGAGTGGCGAGATCTGAGGGACTCATGTagcatgaatgaaagaggaaacccaatgatttctcttttctgtgctACTACTTTAATCCACACCCCTCTCCTGCCTTCTGAGAATTATAATTATCTCTCACACGGTTACTTAAGTCTTTCCTGGTTCTCACTTCACGACTTCAGGCTTAGTTTCCTTTGGTAAAATGACGATGCCTTTCTGCTCCCATACTCAGAGATCATCAGTGTCTTTGGGCCACCACAGGAGTCACTGCACCCTGCTCGGGTAGGCCAACATGCCTCTGTCTGCAGGCTGGGATGTGGTCTTAGCTCACACTATTTATCACCCTGGATTTAGAAGATGCTTCTGATGAATGAATGTTGCATTAGCATGTGCCCCATGTTCTCCCAAGTGATCATCCCTTCTTCTTCACCAACCATGCTGTTCCACAGAGCGTTCATTTAACCACCACTCCCAACGATGCATGAACACTTCCCCTAGTCTCGTTTctgaagccttaaaaaaaaaaaaaaagaatcttccagttgtgcctggctgggtcagttggaAGAGCTtatgactcttgatctggagGTCAGGAGGTTTAGTTCCaagttgggtgtaaagattaaataaataaaaacttgggaaaaaaaatctttcaggggCACTCAATGGCTTAGGTGGCTAAATTTCTAActgttgattttagctcaggtcatgatctcatgggtcatgggatcaagccccacattgggcttctcaCTTAGCCAGGAGTTGGCCtgaaagattctctcctctgtcccttttcctGCTCCCAtgctctcatgttctctctctctcaaaataaatgaatctttatgtttttttaaaattttatttatttatttaa belongs to Canis lupus familiaris isolate Mischka breed German Shepherd chromosome X, alternate assembly UU_Cfam_GSD_1.0, whole genome shotgun sequence and includes:
- the LOC102152866 gene encoding uncharacterized protein LOC102152866 isoform X3, whose translation is MVLDMIQTDTATQDCRLKVRIKKILQLDVLGIEAMCSNFGEESDGEHTPIDFKRNGSHQSCFTTDGLPSSARESGMGANEDSAIQGVGRALPGSLETEVPGTGPAPPACSLPCTGPRGGSYGMPPSKSYFQLECKEAFRKAKAALSVGLRLGRGSADLPFREAPTGRQEHLLWHSRPWAVLLVDICPEGRARAPPTSMPNCVL